In Thermococcus sp. 21S7, the genomic window AGAGGGCCTGACCTTAACACCGTAACCTTTAATGCTCACTCCCTCAAACTTGGAGATTATCCTCGACAGTTTTCCCTCAGAGAGTTTGAGGAGTTCCCGAGCGATGACTTTCTGGGGATTTCTCGTATTAACTGAGGCCACTTCCCTCGCATCAATTACGATGTATGGAACACCCTCCATGCGGTTCAATTCGTTAAGGGCAGCATAAAGAAAGGTTGTCTTCCCTATCCTCCTTGGCCCGGTGATTATGAAAAGTCTTCTTCCCTTTTCGAGCCTATCCAGAAATTCCAAGAACTCAGCTTTCCTGCCAAATACTTCATCAATAGACGTTTTGGGTTCTATACTGAACAACATAGTTCATACCCCCAAAGGGGGTAGGAACTTCAAATATAAAAAGCTTGCCTCACCACAAGAATCATCAAAAGGATATAGAGGTCCCCCCAAAGAGGGTATGAACTAAAATGTGCACCATGTATCCAACAAAAAGAAAAGGGGAAATCACTTCGTCGCCCTCGTTATCCCAACGTCCTCCACGAAGTTAATATAAATTCCACAGTAAAGACGTCGAGTTCTACCCCGGAACCTGTGGCAAGGGCGAGCCTGGACAGGGCGTCCCCGTCTGGATGGGTGGAGCACACGCGAGGCTTCGCGACATACCGCTGAGGAGGCCGTGAGGTGGTGGCGATGTTCGAGCTTAACGAGTTCATACTCAAGAAGGCCGAAGAGCTGGGCTTCGGCGACGTCGTCGTTCTGAGCTACGAAACGAACAGGAGGCAGGTGCGCTTTGCCAACAACGAGATAACCGTCGCCAAGAACTGGCACGAGAGGAAGGTGGAGCTGTTCGCCGAGCTTGAGAAGCGCGTCGCCGGAACGAGCATCACCGAGCTGAGCGAGGAGAACATCGAGAGAACCCTCAAGACCCTCCTGAGCAACATGAAGGGCATGGCGCCGAAGGAGGACTACTACGGAATCGCTGAAGGGCCGTTCCAGTATAAAGACATCCCGGAGACCTTCGATAAGGCCATAGTCGAACTCGACGAGCCGAACGAGTACGTGGAGAGGGCCATCAACGCCGCCCTTGAGGAGGGAGCGAAGAGGGTAGCGGGTGTCCTCTACACCGACCACAGCAGGCTTTACCTGACCACGAGCAACGGCGTTGAGGCCTTCGATGAGGGCACCGGGATAGAGATAAGCGTTAGGGCCTTCATCGGAGACCTTGAGAGCGGCCACGGAACGAACTCCGTGAGGGTTCTCAAGAAGTTCGACCCAGAATTGGCCGGAAGAAAGGCCGGCGAGATTGCAAAGCTCGCCCAGAACCCGGAGCAGGGCCCAGAAGGAAAGTTCGACGTCATCTTCGACCCGTTAGCGTTTGCGAACCTGCTGAGCTACATGAGCTTCATGACCTCGGCTTACGCCGCCGAGGCCGGTTTCAGCTTCCTGGTGAACAAGCTCGGCCAGAAAGTCGCCAACGACATCGTCACGATAAAGGATATAGGAAACCTCCCGAACGGCTACGGAACGAGGAAGTTCGACGACGAGGGAGTGCCCACGAGGGAAACGACGATAATCGAGAACGGGACCTTCAAGACCTTCCTGCTCAACACGAGCATGGCGAAGAAGTACGGAACAGAGACGACGGCCAACGCCGGCTTAACAATGCCCCACGCGTGGAACATCGTCCTCGAACCTGGCGACTACAGCAGGGAGGAGCTGTTCAGCGAGGTCAATAGGGGAATCTACATCACCAACGTCTGGTACACCCGCTTCCAGAACTACGTCGCCGGCGACTTCTCGACCATCCCGAGGGATGGAATATTCCTCGTCGAGAACGGCGAGCTGAGGCCGATAAAGAACATCCGCGTGAGCGACAACTTCCAGAGGATCCTTGAGGGAATCAAGGCCCTTGGAAAGGAGAGCTACCACATCCACTGGTGGGAGGTTGACACGCCGGTTTCAACGCCCTACGTTCGAAAGTTAATAACCTTTTGTTTTAAAAAAATTTATAAATTCATGGTTTTGTAATTGTACTTGAAAAACACTTGGAGGGGTGAATTGTGAAAATAGAAACACTTTACACCACAAAGGAGGAGATAACCAGCGGATGTCAGGTACCTCCGAATTTTTACGGATGTCCAAATTTGTGCATAACAATAGATGACGAGGAGTCTGAGTGAGATTTTAGATTAGAATTTTATTTTTTATATTTGATTTGAGGTAATATACAAGGTGATATACAATGAGATTAAATAAACTTGTGCACTTTATTAAAAACGATGATGGATACATTGTCATAAATCCCCTTATCGGAGAGATCGATGTCATTGACTCTGAACTATACAATATGCTAATATCAGCAAATTTCAATTTGATTCCCCAAAAAATATTTGAGATGTTAAAAGATAAATTAATTATAGTCCAAGATAATTACAATGAATTTTATGCTTATGAAAATCTTTTGAAAAAATTGAAATTTGATGTATCCTTTCAAACATTCACAATACTTGTCACTAGATCGTGTAACTTTGAATGTGTATATTGTTATGAACATACTAATCAAATTTTACTCCAAGAAAGACACATGAACAGGCGCATTGCAGATGAAGTCATTGAGTTTATCAATAGGATGTCATATAACTCAAAAAAGATAAAGGTGATATTCTATGGTGGCGAGCCACTCCTAAATATTAATGTACTCACATATCTTATGGACGAACTAGAAAGTCATCAGGGTCAAAAAATTACGTTTGAGCTGATAACTAATGGTTATCTTGTAAAGGATCTGTGGGAGAAGTATAAAAAATACTTCAAGAAATTTAAACAAATTCAAATAACGTTGGATGGTCCTCCAGAAATTCATAACAAGCTCCGCCCATTAAGAGGAGGGCTCCCTACATTTGAGACGATAATTACGGGAATCAAATTGCTGACAGATAATGGAGTTCATGTTGCTTTAAGATCTAACTTGTACCTAAAGTACATTAAGGAATATCCAAAACTGCTTGATGAGTTAGATAGATACGGGATAAACAAAAAGTATCTTCATATAGGAATAGGATTTGTTCACCCAGATGAAATTAAAAATTATCCTCTGATTTCAAAAAAATTTCTTAATTTATATTTGCAAATTAAGAGAAGAGGTTTTAGTATAACTCTCCCGTTCTATGTACAGAGAATACCCTGTGGAGCAATAACAAACAATTCATTTGTTATTGATTATAATGGAGATATTTATAAATGTTGGGCTTTAGTGGGATTAAAACAATTTAAAGTTGGGACTGTACAAAAGGGCATCTCAGAAAAAACCCACAGAAAGTTCCTTAGTCTTAATCCGCTTAATAATTTAAAATGCAGGGATTGTCCAATGTTAATGTTTTGTGGTGGTGGATGTATATACAATAACTACTTGCATTCTGGCAAATTGGATCTTGGTTTTTGTCCCTTTCAAAAATACAGTTTCAGGGAGTACCTACAACTATTCATTAAGGAGTTAGGAGACAAATATGCAAGTAGGAAACAAATTTAGCGAGTTAGGAGGCGAGACCATGAACTACGTTAATCGTTTCTACATTTCGAGTCTTCTTCATATAGTTTTCTATTCTGGTTTCTACTTAATTTATCTTCAGAGTCTTGGCCTTTCTAAAACCCAGATGGGATTTTTAATGAGTTTATCTCTAATTCTAGTTGCTTTACTTGAAGTCCCTACAGGAATCGTTGCTGACAAGATTTCAAAGAAGGTAAGTGTCTTACTTTCAAAGATCCTCACGATACCGAGCGTGCTTGCATTGTACCTTGCGCATTCCTTTCCAGGGGTTCTCCTTGCGACACTCTTCGGCGCGCTTTCAGTTGCTCTCATGACCGGGGCAGAAACTGGGTGGATTTACGAACTTCTCAGCAAGAGTGGTAGAGCCAAGGATTATCCAAAGGTTTATGGTAGGCTTAGATCTTTCGAGATGATAGGAGGTTTCGTTGGAACCATGATGGGCGGATTCCTCGCTGATTTTGTCGGCATGAGATTAACGATACTCTTAACTATACCCTTCGTCGTCGCATCCTTTCTTGTTCTCGCCACGATTCCTGGAGATGAAGCAAAGAGTGGGCTTTCTTATAGTCTCCACCTTCTTGAAAGCTTGAAATTCATAAAAAAATCTCCAGAAGTCATTTGGCTCTTCCTATATGCTAACATCATTGGACTTCCAGTTACAGCCTTCACAGCTTTTATGCAACTCTACTTTTATGGGTTCCTGGCATCCCTTATAGCAGTTTCGGCAATCTCTGCATTCCATACGGTCATCAACAGCGTCTCATGGTACCTTGACGTTGGTAAGTACAGAGATGTTTTCTACCGTCATGCGGGAATAATACTACCCCTCCTTCTTCTCCTTGCAGGGCTTAATAAATGGCTCGGTTTTGTTACCCTAATCCTTGGCACTTTCACATTTGCCCAGGCCTTCAAGGAGTGGCAAGGGAAGTTCCAAGGTGCGATTCCTGACGAAAAGAGGGCAACATTAGGGTCTCTTTACTCACTCACTGCGGCGATAACCAATGGCATCCTAAACGCTCTCCTAGGATGGCTCTTTGACTGTATCGGTATAATGCACGGGCTTATTATTATAGCCTCATTCTTCCTTGGGATAGGCTTTTTATTCTCAATTATTAGTAGGAAGCACGGCTATTAAGGTCTTTTTGGCTTTATCCTTCGAAATGGGCTTTAACGCCCTCGTCGTCGTAGAGGTAGAAGCCCCAGCTGTTTGGAATCGTTGGGTCCTCTATGACGGTGACGACCTCGCTTCCAATCCTCTCGCCGAGCATGTCCGGCTTGACGAAGCTCTCTCCGGCCTGCGCCGCCTCCCTGCCGAAAATCCTGTCCGACTCGTAGGGGTGCCCGACGCTCTCGTGAACGGCTATGCCTGCCACCTCGGGGCTTATAACCAGATCAACCTTGCCTTCGGGCGCCTTCTGGCCTTCGTAGATGAGCTTTTTGAGGGCCTGGACGTCCTTCACCGCCCAATTCCATGGCTCGTCCTTCTCGATGAGCTCCAATCCGCCGGAGAAAGCCCTCTGGACGAACGGTGCCTGCTCCATCTGGCCGTTCTCGAAGACGACGAGGTTGTACACCACAGAAACGCGCGGGATTTTGCTCTTCACGTAAGCGCCCTCGCTGTTGACGAAGACCTTCTTCCATAGTTGGTCTGAGTATGCCAAATAGCGCATCGGCACGTTCACGCCTGTTGCCTTAACCTCCTCCTCGATTTTCCTGAGGATTTCGAGCTTCTCCTCAGGTGAAATGTCGCGGAAGTCCTTTTTCATCTTGACCTTGTAGGAAACGCGGTGGAAGTCCTCATCGCTGAATCTTATGGGCTCGTTTCTAACGCGGGAGGCAGCTCTGGCCAGCTTGACGGCCTTCTTGACGGCCTCGCTCACGCTCTCCTTCGTGAGGACGTTGGTGCTTGCGAAGCCCATTCCTCCATCGACCAGAACCCTTACGCCCATTCCCCTGTCGGCGAGTATCTCAAGGCCTTCGGGATTGCCGTTCTTCATAGCCAGAGAAGTGCCGTTCTTCTCCTCAAAGCGAGCCTCGGCATAGCTTGCCCCCAGTTCGAGGGCCTTCTCAACCGCGAACTCTACGAGTTCATGCATGCACATCACCTCGATTTACTGCATAGAATAGTGCGTCCGGAAGTATAAAAGTCTTTCCGTTAAGATGATGGTCGAAAGGAGAGGAAGGTTTAAGCCTATCTGAAATTAAAAGGGAGAGGGTGAGACAATGGACGAGGCTGTGAGTCTGAAAACAAAGAAGCTCGGTGAAGAGGAGGTTAGTGAAGAAGAGCTTAGAGAACTTGAAAGACTCTCGAAGGAAACGCTGGAAAACGGAATACCCTGGAGAGAGGCTAAGAAAGCGCTGGGACTAAAAGATTAAAACTTCTCTTCACATTCGCACGGCTTCTTTCCGCAGTAGGGGCAGGCTCCGGGATATTTCTTCCTCGCCGCTTCCTCAATATCGATATCGAGTAGGTTGGCCAAACTCGCGAGCCACGCCAGAACGTCGGCGAACTCCTCCTCCATCGCCTCGCGATCCTTCTTCCTTATCGCCTCGCTCAGCTCTCCGACTTCCTCTACGAACCAGAGGAAGGTTCTCTCAACTCCCCTCTTCGAGTCCTTGTGGAAGTAGATCTCCCTAATCATCTCCTGAAACTCACGTATCTCCATGTTCTCACCTGAGGAGAGGGGAAGAAAAGGGCTTAAAAATCACTCGCTAGCTACCTCGATGAGCTTCCTCATGTGGATCTCGACGGTGTCAAAGACCTCGGCCTCAACGTCCCCCTGCTTCACTATCAGCGGGAGCTCGGTGCAGCCGAGGATGACGCCTTCGATTCCTTCCTTATCTATGTAGCGGCTGATGAGGTTGAGCACCCAGTCCCTGCCGGCGAAGTTCTCGAACATAAGCTCCTCGGTGATGATCCTGTTCAGCTCGTCCATCTCCCCTTCGCTCGGCGTGACCACCTCAAAACCGGCCTCGCGGAGGGCGTTCTTGTAAAAGTCCGCCGTCATCGTCGTCTTCGTCCCGAGGAGAAGAATCCTCTTAACGCCTCTCCTCTTCATCTCCTCGATGAGCGCGTCGATTATGCTCACCATCGGGACGTTCACCGCCGCCTGAACGTCCGGAAAGACTATGTGCGGTGTGTTGGCGGAGAGCGATATTATCTCCGCCCCGGCGCTCTCAAGGGCCCTGGCGGCCTTTATGAGTATCTCCTTCCTCCCTTCCCAGCCGTTCGGGTTGTGGATGAACTCCTTGAAGTTTATCGAGTAGATTATCAGCTCCGGGAAGACGTACGGCTCGAACTTTTCGCGGCTTATCTCCAGGTATTTCTTGTAGTAATAACACGTCGCCTCCGGGCTGGTTCCGCCTATTATTCCTATCCTCCTCATGAGAACCACCTGAGAGCATAGCACCGGAGAGGATATGAACCTTTTGGTTTAAAACGAAAGGTTAAAAGAAGCCGGAGTTTACAAAAATTTGAAAATCTCCGGCGATATCGAAAATCATTCGTTCTTCAGGTGGACGTCGAGCTGCGGGAAGGGAATCTCTATACCCTCCCTGTTGTAGAGGTCGTAGATTCCCTTTGTCAGGTCTCCCTTAACGGCCCAGTAGTCCTCCGTCCGGGCCCAAGCACGGAGCTGGAGGTTTATCGAGGAATCCGCGAGGGCGGTTATGACGACGCTCGGCTCCGGATCGTGGAGAACCTTGGGATGGCTCTTCATAAGGTCCATCGCCAGCTTTATCGCTCTGTCGAGATCCGTGCCGTAGGCAACGCCGATGTCAACGTCTACCCTTCTCGTCGGCAGCCGGGTGTAGTTGACTATTATGCTCCCCCAGACGAGTTTGTTGGGTATCGTGATGACCTTGTTATCGGGGGTCAGGAGTTCCGTGGACATTAGGCCGATTCCGTTCACCTTCCCAACCTGTCCGGAAACCTCGACGACCTCCCCCAAGTCTATCGGCCTGAGGGCGGCTATCCAGACGCCCGCGGCAAGGTTCGTGAGGGTGTCCTGAAGGCCAAAGCCCAAAATCAAACCGACAACTGCCGAGAGGCCCAGAATCAGCGGAGATACGGAAATGCCGACTGCCCCCAGGGCCACTATTATGACGACCATGTAGAGCAGTATTGCCAGGAATCTGCCGAGGAAATCAACGACGAGTGGTGGGAGCTTCGTTTTTCTCATACTCTTCTTGAAGGTTGAGATTAGGATTTTTGCCGCAATGTAGCCCACTATCAGGATTATCAGTGCCGATACCAGCTGGAACGGAGTGACCCCTATGTAGGGCAGGGGCTCATCAAAGGCCACCATACTATCACCTCGAATGGTTTTAGGATAATTGGTTAAGAGGGTAAAAAAGGTTTTTCATTTATCCGCTGAGAATCGAAGTTATTTCGTCCCAGAGCTTTTCCGCCAGCTCCCGTTTGTTCATCCTCGGCAGTTTCTTCATGGAATCCCTGCCCACGAGGATGACTTCATTCTCCTCGCTTCCGAATGCTTTGAGCGTGTTGGCCACGACGAGGTCGCTTCCGGCTCTCTCTATCTGCTTTCTGGCGGCGTTGATGAGCTCTCCCTCACTGAGGCCAGTTTCGGCCTTAAAACCCACGAGGAAAGTTCCTGGCTGAAGCTCCTTAACGCGGTCTATTATCTTCGGAGTAGGTTCGAGTTCGAGGGTCAGCCCTTTTCCGCTCTTTATCTTGGTGCTCGCCGTTTCCTTGACGCGGAAGTCGCTTACCGCGGCGGCGAGAATGACGACATCGTAATCCTTGGTCTTTAGCTCTTTCTCTATCGCCTGGAGCATCTCTTCGACGGTCTCAACCTCAATCTGGTTCTCGACGAAGCTGGGAACGCTTCCCCTCGTCCTGATGAGCGTGACCTCAGCCCCCCGGAGTTCCGCTTCCTCCGCTATGGCGACGCCCATTCTGCCACTGCTGGCGTTGGTTATGTAGCGAATCGGGTCTATGTACTCGCGCGTCGCCCCCGCCGTTACGAGAACGCGCTTTCCTTCCAGCGTTTTCGGATGGAGCTTTTTGATAACGCGGTATACTATCTCCTCTATCGAAGCAACCTTCGCCTTGCCTTCTTCGAATCTTGGGCCTATGAACTCGATGCCGAGCCTCTTGAGCTTCTCTATGTTCTCGACCACTATCGGGTGTTCGTACATGCTGGAGTGCATCGCGGGGGCGATCATTATCGGCGTGTGGGCGAAGGCTGTGGTTACAACCGTGGTGACGGGCGTATCGTCTATCCCGCAGGCGATTTTTCCTATCGTGTTGGCCGTTGCCGGGCAGACGAGGATGAGGTCGGCCTTGTTCTCGTGGTCTCCAGCGAGTTCGACGTGCTCTATGAAGCCGGTGATCTCCGTCACGACCGGGTTCCCTGTGGCGAACTCCATCGCGTATGGGTGGATTATCTTGGTGGCACTCTCGCTCATGACGGCGTGTACCTCGGCGCCGTGGCGTATCAGCTCCCTGGCAAGCTTGACGCACTCTACCGCGGCTATGCTTCCGGGGATTGCCAGAACGATTTTCTTCCCAACGAGCTTTCTGCTCTTGGTGGCGTGGATAAGCTTAACGTGATGAAGCATCGTATATCCCCCACAAAGGTGTCAACCCCAGTGTTATTAAGGATTTCTGGCGACTTCGTACTCGGTTCGGGGCTTATCCTTAGCGTTCGTTTTCAGATAGAGAAACTTAGCGTTATTTTTAGTGATAGTCTTGACTACCTCAGCATCCGCTATTGAAACCCTGCCTATACTTAAGTTGAGTACGGCATCGACGAGCTCCTTGGGGGATTTAGAGTGCAGTCCTATCGTTATCTTGGAGGGGTAGTATCTGCTCTCGTAGTACTCAAACAGAATAAAGACGGGATAATCCCCCGAGGGGTGTGAAACCGTTATCAGAAAAGCCTCGTGAATCATCCTGCTCCCATCTTCGGACTCTACGATACTGACTTCCGTTGGAATCCTAAGGACAGATGCAAGTTCGAGAAGGTACCTCATGAGCATGTGGCAGGGGACAAACACCTTCATTACAAAGCTTCCCCTCATATCGTCGAGGTATACCCATAACAACGACAAATTATTATTAACTATTGTGTCCATCACATCGTTGAACTTTATGCGGGGTGATTCAAATTCAATGGTCGGCACAGCTACCACCCCGTCACTCTTCAACACTCAACTAACACACTATGTGTTTATATAGTTTTTGAATATGCTCAAAACAGGTACAAGGGTTGGGACAACTGTGTGTACTTTTAGGAATGCTGATGCACTGCATCCTCCTCGAACTTGCTCACCTCTTCCCTCGTGCCCACCCAGACGACTATAGTCGGCTCGACCGTTATCATCCCATCCCGTATCATGGGTTTTACCTCGTTTATGGCCCGTTCAATCTTGTATCCCCTGTCAACGACTTCGATTACAATGGGCAGGTCCGTTGATAGCCTCATAACGTCCGCGGAGTGAACGCGGCTCTTCTTTCCAAAGCCGTAGATGCCGCGGTAAACGGTAGCACCCGCTATGCCCATCCCACGGAGCTTCTCCACTATCGCCTTATAGAGGGGTTTTCCCTCAAAGCGGTCGTTCTCGCCTATATAGATGCGAAGGCGAAGCGTGTTCCAGTGTTCCACTTCAACCACAAAATCACCTCCTTGCAAGGACGAACCCGAGGAATACTAGGCCTATCGTGATTATAACGTTTGCCGAGACGTTCAGGGCAGCTATGAGGTATTCCCTTTCACGGAGAAGCGAGAACGTCTCGTACGAGAACGTCGAGAACGTGCTTAACGCCCCGCAGAAGCCAGTTCCAAAGAAGAGCCTCCACTCGGTTGAAACCCCAATACCCCAGAAGAGCAGGCCGTAGAGGTATCCGAGGATGAAGCTGGCTATGCTGTTCACGAGGAGAGTTCCAACCGGGAAGTCCCTATAAACCGGCAGTATTCCGGAGATGTAGAACCTCGCAAGCGCACCGATGGCGCCGCCGAGCATTATTGCGGTCAGTATCCTGAAGTTCATTATCCCACCCCTGGACTTCCTGATTTCTGCCCTTCTCCAGCATGCATCCAGCGAACACTACTTAAGATTTTGGATACATCTGGACTGGTATCTCCCCACCGTGAACGGCTAGGCTTTCAAAAGAAGATGTAATCATCCCTTAAAGTTCAGATAGTAGTGTATTTTCTCCTCGACTTCGCTGTAGTCCCCCTTCGGAAGCCCCAGCCGCTCCCGGAGCCTCTTGTTCTCGGCTATCATTGCCGAGAGCTGTATCGCGAGGTTCTGGTTGTCCATGGCGATGTAGTAGGAGCGGAACTTCAGGGGAGACCATTTACCCTCCAGCTCGTATAGTTCCTTTTCAAGCCGGGATATCTCTTCCTTGAGCCTTTCGAACGTTTCCTCGTTGGCGCTGGAGTCGTCTTCGAGGTAGCCGTGCAGGAGTACTATCCTAACCGCCTCCTCGACCCTGAAGTCGTAGCGTTCGCAGAGCTCCCCAATCCTCTCCATGGTTTCATCCGGAATCTTGAACGTTACCCTCCGCCAGCCCCTCTTTGGTCTCACGGTAAGTTTCATCTTCTCCTGGCCTCCAGCTCCGCCCTGAGCCTCTTGTTTTCCTCGCTGAGCTTTTTCCGGAATGCCATCAGGAACTCTTTGTCGTGCTTTGCGGTCTCCTCGAACTCGGTCAGTTCGATATAGTTCGTTCTCATCTCGACGAGCCTCGTCTCAATCCTCTCCCTCTGCTCGATGAGAAAACGCAGCTTTAGAACCCTCAAAGTTCTCTCAAGCCCCTCCAAATCCCTGAATCTCTCTTCTATCTCGCGTTTGTTCCTTCGTATCCTGGCCAGCTCGTCGTTCGTGACCTCTATTTCCACGGAAAGGCCCTCCTGCCTTTTCTGTTCCGGGTTTTCCTCACCGTTACCCCCGTTTCGAGACCCTTCAGGGCTTCTATCGCCAGGGGCAGTGACGATATTTCATCCTTCGTTGGCTTCTCCTCGGCACGGTAGTCGAACTTGTCGATGAACGAGCCGAGCCGCTCCCCGAGAACCCGCAGCTTTTCCAGCTGAATGGCTTCAAGCATCTCCGCAGCATCCGGATTCGTCCGCCGGAGGATCGACAGCAGCATCCCGTAGTGTCTCCTGCAGAGCACTGATTCCGAGTTCTCATACTCAGGAAGGAGTTCCCCAATCCTCTCCGCAAGCGCCTCCACCGTGTTGGTTTCCTTCTCTTCCATCAGCTGACAGAGGAAGCATTCCCCCTCCTCCGGAATCCGGCCCCTTTCCAGCGATGCCACGTAGAACGAAAGCATGTGCTCGTAGATAATCGCCACCCCCAGCGGCCCGAGGAGGGGGTCGGAGTAGGCCTCCCCGAGGGTCTTCCACGCGTGGTAGGTGCAGAGCCCCAGGCTCTCCCTGAACTTCTCCCGTACTCCAGGGTCGTTCACGTGCTCGTAGAGGATCGTCTTTATCTCGGACTCCTCGTATCTGCGGAGTATCCTGCAGACGGGGCAACCCTCCCCCACCGCATCCCTAAGGTATACCCCTATCAGGTCCATTCGCACCACTCAGAGGAAGCGCTCCATGAAATTCAGCACGGCCAGGGCCCTGTACGTGTTCTGGAAGTTTGAGATGCCCATCTCCAGAGAGCGCCTGAAGCCGCCGTTGGGATTCTGCAGCTGGCGTATGAACCAGGCGTGCCTCCTTGGACAGCTGGGGACCTCACCCTGAAGTTCCAGACCCCTTGCCGCGTAGAAGGTCGGCTCAAGGTACGGGGGCAGACTGTAGGGAACCTCGGTGAAGCCGCCCCAGTCGCCGCAGAGTTCGCAGTTCTTGAAGTGCGGACTCCTAGGCGGCCTGTAGCCCAGGCTATAGAGCGCGTAGAGCGCCTGGTAGGTCATCGTCGTCGTGGGGCCCTTGACGCCGTAACCGTTCCCGTTTCTGAACCTCATGATGAAGGCCCTTATAGTCTCCTTTTCGTCGGTGCTGAACTCATAACCTATGGCTTTGAACGCCTTGACAACCCAGTAGGTTGCCTCCAGCGGCGTCGCCGTCCCGAACTCCTCGCTCCCACCGAGACCGACGGCAAATTTGCCCTCTGATGGGTTGTACTTGGTAAAAACGATGTCAAGGTGCTCCCTCGCAACGTCCCCTGCCCCCAGTATGGCCAGGCCTTCGAGTGCCATCGCTATCGCCACCACCGCGGTCTGAGGCTGTATCGCCTTCTCCAGGAACTCGATGGTCTTTTCCTTCTCAGGAAATTCGAGGTCGAGCAGGTTGTAAATCTTGACCGCGTAGTAGGTATCGTTGACGTTGGTGTCATCGAGGACGCTGACAAAGCAGTAGCCGCCGTCCTCGTGGCGTCTTTCCTCTATGTACCTGATGAGCGAATCAGCGTTAATGAATCGTCCAATTCTATAAAGCTTCGAGCCCATTCTACCGCCTCCTCAATGTTTCGACGGAGAACAGGCGTCATCAGCCCTTGGCGGGCGGTTCGGCTCGAAGCCCGGGCGGACGCCATCGCCCAAGGAACCATCTGAAAGACGTTTAAAAACGTTTGTGGTACAATAGCTTTTCTTTTGAACCTCCCGTTCTGGTTAGCCGTAACTTGTGTAAAGTTCGTAAGCGTCGTTACGGCTAACCTTCCCTCCTCCCATCTTCATTGGAGGGCTTTCGGGGGAAACGGAGACTCCCCACATCTTCAAGGCTTTCAAACGAACATTCCAAGAGCCAACCACATCACGGTCGGCTTCAAAACCACAATTCGAACACTTCAAAACCCTGCCCCCATTCGGGCTTAACTTACCCCCACACACCGGGCACAGGGAGGAAGTATGAGCAGGATTCACGAAAACAACCCTAACACCCTTTAATTTCGCCTTGTATTCGATAATGCTCTGAAGCTTCCGAAAACTCCACCTGTGGAGTCTCCCATTCATCTCAGCCGAATACCTGATTGAGTCCCTGATTTTCGTTAAATCTTCAAGGGCGATTCCACCATATTTTTCCGCCAACTCAACGATTTTATTAGCCAGTTTATGGTAAAGGTCGTTAAGCCTGTTCCTCTCCCTCTGTCCGTATTTTTCAAGGAGTTCTTTCCTCTTCTTTCCAGTCCTAATCTTCCGCTGGATTTTTCGTCTCTTCACGAAGTAACTCGTCCTAATCTCCCGCTCGTGAGTAATGATTTGGAGAAACTCCCCATTAGGGAGGGAAAGGGTAACGTTGTTCTCGTTCAAATCAACTCCAACAAAGGCTTTCGGCTCTTTAACCTCGACTTCTTTAGAGAAGACAATGTTGAGAAATGTCCCTTTCGGCGT contains:
- a CDS encoding aspartate/glutamate racemase family protein, with protein sequence MRRIGIIGGTSPEATCYYYKKYLEISREKFEPYVFPELIIYSINFKEFIHNPNGWEGRKEILIKAARALESAGAEIISLSANTPHIVFPDVQAAVNVPMVSIIDALIEEMKRRGVKRILLLGTKTTMTADFYKNALREAGFEVVTPSEGEMDELNRIITEELMFENFAGRDWVLNLISRYIDKEGIEGVILGCTELPLIVKQGDVEAEVFDTVEIHMRKLIEVASE
- a CDS encoding TldD/PmbA family protein, which codes for MFELNEFILKKAEELGFGDVVVLSYETNRRQVRFANNEITVAKNWHERKVELFAELEKRVAGTSITELSEENIERTLKTLLSNMKGMAPKEDYYGIAEGPFQYKDIPETFDKAIVELDEPNEYVERAINAALEEGAKRVAGVLYTDHSRLYLTTSNGVEAFDEGTGIEISVRAFIGDLESGHGTNSVRVLKKFDPELAGRKAGEIAKLAQNPEQGPEGKFDVIFDPLAFANLLSYMSFMTSAYAAEAGFSFLVNKLGQKVANDIVTIKDIGNLPNGYGTRKFDDEGVPTRETTIIENGTFKTFLLNTSMAKKYGTETTANAGLTMPHAWNIVLEPGDYSREELFSEVNRGIYITNVWYTRFQNYVAGDFSTIPRDGIFLVENGELRPIKNIRVSDNFQRILEGIKALGKESYHIHWWEVDTPVSTPYVRKLITFCFKKIYKFMVL
- a CDS encoding mechanosensitive ion channel family protein, which gives rise to MVAFDEPLPYIGVTPFQLVSALIILIVGYIAAKILISTFKKSMRKTKLPPLVVDFLGRFLAILLYMVVIIVALGAVGISVSPLILGLSAVVGLILGFGLQDTLTNLAAGVWIAALRPIDLGEVVEVSGQVGKVNGIGLMSTELLTPDNKVITIPNKLVWGSIIVNYTRLPTRRVDVDIGVAYGTDLDRAIKLAMDLMKSHPKVLHDPEPSVVITALADSSINLQLRAWARTEDYWAVKGDLTKGIYDLYNREGIEIPFPQLDVHLKNE
- a CDS encoding MazG nucleotide pyrophosphohydrolase domain-containing protein, whose protein sequence is MEIREFQEMIREIYFHKDSKRGVERTFLWFVEEVGELSEAIRKKDREAMEEEFADVLAWLASLANLLDIDIEEAARKKYPGACPYCGKKPCECEEKF
- a CDS encoding radical SAM protein, yielding MRLNKLVHFIKNDDGYIVINPLIGEIDVIDSELYNMLISANFNLIPQKIFEMLKDKLIIVQDNYNEFYAYENLLKKLKFDVSFQTFTILVTRSCNFECVYCYEHTNQILLQERHMNRRIADEVIEFINRMSYNSKKIKVIFYGGEPLLNINVLTYLMDELESHQGQKITFELITNGYLVKDLWEKYKKYFKKFKQIQITLDGPPEIHNKLRPLRGGLPTFETIITGIKLLTDNGVHVALRSNLYLKYIKEYPKLLDELDRYGINKKYLHIGIGFVHPDEIKNYPLISKKFLNLYLQIKRRGFSITLPFYVQRIPCGAITNNSFVIDYNGDIYKCWALVGLKQFKVGTVQKGISEKTHRKFLSLNPLNNLKCRDCPMLMFCGGGCIYNNYLHSGKLDLGFCPFQKYSFREYLQLFIKELGDKYASRKQI
- a CDS encoding MFS transporter, with product MNYVNRFYISSLLHIVFYSGFYLIYLQSLGLSKTQMGFLMSLSLILVALLEVPTGIVADKISKKVSVLLSKILTIPSVLALYLAHSFPGVLLATLFGALSVALMTGAETGWIYELLSKSGRAKDYPKVYGRLRSFEMIGGFVGTMMGGFLADFVGMRLTILLTIPFVVASFLVLATIPGDEAKSGLSYSLHLLESLKFIKKSPEVIWLFLYANIIGLPVTAFTAFMQLYFYGFLASLIAVSAISAFHTVINSVSWYLDVGKYRDVFYRHAGIILPLLLLLAGLNKWLGFVTLILGTFTFAQAFKEWQGKFQGAIPDEKRATLGSLYSLTAAITNGILNALLGWLFDCIGIMHGLIIIASFFLGIGFLFSIISRKHGY